The Paenibacillus sophorae genome has a segment encoding these proteins:
- a CDS encoding 1-deoxy-D-xylulose-5-phosphate reductoisomerase: MKKISILGSTGSIGTQTLDVVAMHPDSFEVDGLAAGSNTALLLEQVRRFKPRRVSVASKELADDIRTQLPAGVELYSGDEGLVQIAAGGDADYVVTAVMGSVGLRSTLAAIEAGRDIGLANKETLVTAGHLVTEQVRRKGVKLLPIDSEHSAIFQCLNGESREDIASITLTASGGSFRDLTREQLRNVTVEDALRHPNWAMGAKITIDSATMVNKGLEVIEAHWLFDLPYEQIEVLLHPESIIHSFVEFRDSSIIAQLGNPDMRVPIQYALTYPERWHSPAQRLSLAQAGRLTFREMDFARYPALKLAIECGKTGGTATTAFNAANEVAVARFLRREISFLRIEEILEEVLGRHPVQSHPSLEQIEECDRTVRALAKSL; encoded by the coding sequence TTGAAAAAGATCAGCATTCTCGGCTCAACCGGTTCAATCGGAACGCAAACGCTCGATGTTGTGGCCATGCATCCAGATAGCTTTGAAGTGGACGGACTGGCTGCCGGAAGTAATACGGCGCTTCTTCTTGAGCAGGTCCGCCGCTTTAAGCCCAGAAGGGTATCCGTCGCCAGTAAGGAGCTGGCAGACGACATTCGGACACAGCTTCCGGCTGGAGTCGAACTGTACAGCGGCGATGAGGGACTGGTGCAAATTGCAGCCGGCGGAGATGCCGATTATGTAGTGACCGCAGTCATGGGCAGCGTCGGCCTGCGTTCAACACTTGCCGCCATCGAGGCCGGCAGGGACATCGGACTGGCGAACAAGGAAACACTGGTGACAGCGGGCCATCTTGTCACTGAGCAGGTCAGGCGCAAAGGGGTAAAGCTGCTGCCCATCGACAGCGAGCACTCGGCAATTTTTCAATGCTTGAATGGAGAAAGCAGGGAAGATATTGCTTCCATTACGCTGACCGCTTCAGGGGGCTCCTTCCGGGATCTGACTAGGGAGCAACTCCGAAATGTAACGGTCGAAGATGCGCTTCGCCATCCCAATTGGGCAATGGGTGCCAAGATTACGATTGATTCTGCTACTATGGTCAATAAAGGGCTGGAAGTCATCGAAGCCCACTGGCTGTTTGACCTCCCTTACGAACAAATTGAGGTGCTGCTTCACCCGGAGAGCATCATTCACTCTTTTGTGGAGTTCCGTGACAGCAGCATTATCGCTCAGCTCGGCAATCCCGATATGCGTGTGCCGATTCAGTACGCGCTGACGTATCCTGAGAGATGGCATTCTCCGGCCCAGCGGTTGTCGCTCGCGCAGGCGGGACGGCTGACATTCCGCGAGATGGACTTCGCACGTTATCCGGCGCTAAAGCTTGCCATCGAGTGCGGAAAGACCGGCGGAACTGCGACAACTGCTTTCAACGCCGCAAACGAAGTTGCCGTCGCCCGATTTTTGCGGCGCGAGATTTCTTTTTTGCGTATCGAAGAGATATTGGAGGAGGTTCTAGGACGCCATCCAGTACAGAGTCATCCGAGTCTGGAGCAAATCGAGGAATGTGACCGCACGGTGCGCGCGTTGGCAAAAAGTTTGTAA
- a CDS encoding phosphatidate cytidylyltransferase, with product MKQRLITGVAAGALFLGLCLLGGWWFHLLLIAMALIGYYEFVKMIGCSPAGGSAMAGYAAVLCFMMPWDLIGFSAPLSWMQGVWLLMLLFLGITVFTKNKMDIRITALLFIGALYIGTGFSYMAVSRSASDGNGLFWTFLLLCCIWGSDAGAYFVGRALGRIKLWPAISPNKTVEGAAGGVVIAMAIALIFALLSPDLLSLGRALVIGLASAVVGQLGDLVQSAYKRAYGIKDSGSLLPGHGGILDRCDSWIIVFPFVHIVMLMPYH from the coding sequence TTGAAGCAGCGATTGATAACCGGGGTGGCGGCCGGGGCTTTATTTTTGGGTCTATGCCTGCTTGGCGGTTGGTGGTTTCATCTTCTGCTGATCGCCATGGCTTTGATCGGATACTATGAATTCGTCAAAATGATCGGCTGTTCACCTGCAGGCGGCAGTGCGATGGCAGGCTATGCTGCAGTGCTTTGCTTTATGATGCCTTGGGATTTGATTGGCTTTTCCGCCCCTTTATCTTGGATGCAGGGAGTATGGCTCTTGATGCTTTTATTCCTTGGTATAACAGTGTTTACCAAGAATAAAATGGATATTCGCATAACCGCGCTGCTGTTCATCGGCGCTTTATACATAGGAACGGGATTTTCCTATATGGCGGTTTCCCGTTCTGCATCGGACGGGAATGGACTGTTTTGGACCTTTCTGCTTCTCTGCTGTATTTGGGGCAGCGATGCCGGAGCTTATTTTGTCGGCAGAGCGCTGGGAAGAATAAAGCTCTGGCCTGCGATTAGCCCTAACAAGACCGTTGAAGGAGCAGCTGGCGGAGTGGTCATCGCGATGGCGATTGCTTTAATCTTTGCCTTGCTGTCCCCCGATTTGCTGTCCTTAGGGCGGGCGCTAGTTATCGGTCTCGCCAGCGCCGTGGTCGGACAGCTTGGGGATCTTGTTCAATCGGCTTATAAAAGGGCATACGGCATAAAGGACTCGGGATCCCTGCTGCCCGGGCATGGAGGCATTCTCGACCGCTGCGACAGCTGGATTATCGTGTTTCCGTTCGTACATATCGTGATGCTGATGCCTTATCACTAA
- a CDS encoding PolC-type DNA polymerase III, whose product MEYSEERRKRFELLMKQGDIPPALIDPYFLDGFIDRVEISRGNRDWRVVVVKQTLVPAQAYRTFCLRVRERMQHIAKIGFMFKYEEQVSRADIFHEYWGLFLEWVHREIPSVNGWLSRSGQELQGDTLLLNMSDQMSLELARKKGIDGAIVRFYDMYFGLSLRVKVQLAEKGNGAEEFEEFQQKLQQEQREIIEQMMTAIETEVSSENEDGEEAVPLQVGYDIKDQPVPIMEIQDEEKKIAIQGTIFGLDRKELRNGSTLFTFNLTDFSDSLQMKMFAKTKDDLKVMSQLANGKWVKARGRVEYDRFMQTPELVMIPSDLSEVSAPPARKDNAPQKRVEFHLHSAMSTMDAVAPIDAYIKTAAKWGHPAIAVTDHGGVQCYPEAGKASKKNGIKMLYGVEANVVNDAVNVVENPQPLELKTATYVVFDIETTGLSITRNNITELAAVKMQGGQEIDRYTTFVNPHEKIPYHIQQLTNITDDMVKDAPDLEPVLHDFVKFARDSVLVAHNARFDMGFIQASLAKFGLPPLPNPSLDTLELARLLHPNMKNHRLNTLADKYKVLLESHHRAVDDTVALGGVLNGLLADAEKLKGLTMLDRLNDEVGKDLSNTRPFHCCIYALNMTGKKNLYKLVSLSHTDYFKRVPCIPKSKLEEMREGLLVISGCERGEFFEAVLNKTVEEAMEVAGFYDILEIQPLTMYMHLVDKGFVASPEELRGVVRRICEIGEKMNKPVIATGNVHYLEPRDKLFRDITIHGITGFSPLKDQRKPDAHFRTTEEMLQEFDFLGEDKALEVVVTNTVELAERFESIELFPDKLFTPIIDGADEEIRETCYRTARSIYGEELPEVVVARLEKELEPIIKYGFSANYLISERLVKKSNQDGYLVGSRGSVGSSVVATFLGISEVNPLPAHYICLNPECRHSEWFLDGSVPSGFDLPDKACPNCGGKLKGEGQDIPFETFLGFKGDKVPDIDLNFSGEYQPHAHNYTKVLFGEKSVFRAGTIGTVAEKTAFGFAKKYEEDHHKRWRGAELSRLAAGCTGVKRNTGQHPGGIVVVPDYIEVEDITPVQYPADDVNSEWKTTHFDYHAFDANLLKLDILGHDDPTMMRMLQDLTDVDPTTIPMNDPKVMSMFNSTEALGVTPEKIRTPVATYGVPEMGTKFVRQMLVESKPSSFADLLQISGLSHGTGVWLGNAQELIKNNTCNIKTVIGCRDDIMLYLIYKAGMDAGLAFKITESVRKGKGLTPEWIEEMKKCKVPMWYIDSCLKIQYMFPKAHAAAYVISAVRTAFFKLYYPIHYYATYFSVRAEDFDIELCCQGYDAILRQIVEIEAKGFQALPKEKAMLPILEMALEMTARGFTFKSIDLYRSDATKFTVDGESLIPPFSALAGIGDNAAKNIAAAKDAGEFLSIEDFQQKSKASKTIIELLTGMGCFRGLPESNQLSLF is encoded by the coding sequence ATGGAATACAGCGAGGAGAGAAGAAAGCGGTTCGAGCTGCTGATGAAACAGGGAGATATCCCTCCGGCACTCATAGATCCTTATTTTCTGGACGGTTTTATCGATAGGGTGGAGATCAGCCGAGGCAACCGGGATTGGCGCGTCGTTGTAGTGAAACAGACTCTAGTTCCGGCACAGGCGTACCGGACGTTTTGCCTGAGAGTGCGGGAGCGGATGCAGCATATCGCGAAAATCGGGTTCATGTTCAAATACGAGGAGCAGGTAAGCCGGGCTGACATTTTTCACGAGTATTGGGGACTGTTTCTCGAATGGGTTCACCGTGAGATTCCCTCCGTCAATGGCTGGCTATCTCGTTCGGGACAGGAGCTTCAGGGAGACACGCTGCTGCTGAACATGAGCGATCAGATGTCATTGGAGCTGGCGCGGAAAAAAGGCATCGACGGAGCGATTGTCCGTTTTTACGATATGTACTTTGGACTTTCCCTGCGTGTAAAAGTGCAGCTTGCGGAAAAAGGAAACGGCGCGGAGGAATTCGAGGAATTCCAGCAAAAGCTCCAGCAGGAGCAGCGGGAAATTATTGAGCAGATGATGACGGCCATCGAGACCGAAGTATCCTCAGAAAATGAAGACGGCGAGGAAGCTGTTCCGCTTCAGGTCGGCTACGATATCAAGGACCAGCCCGTTCCAATTATGGAAATTCAGGACGAAGAAAAGAAAATCGCGATTCAGGGAACGATTTTTGGCCTTGACCGCAAGGAGCTGCGCAACGGCAGCACGTTGTTCACTTTCAATTTGACCGACTTTTCCGATTCCTTGCAAATGAAGATGTTCGCCAAAACAAAAGATGACCTGAAAGTGATGAGCCAGCTGGCAAACGGCAAATGGGTTAAAGCGCGCGGGCGGGTCGAATATGACCGTTTCATGCAAACTCCGGAGCTGGTGATGATTCCATCGGATTTGTCGGAGGTGTCCGCTCCGCCGGCCCGCAAGGATAATGCGCCGCAGAAGCGGGTGGAGTTTCATCTTCACAGCGCCATGAGCACAATGGATGCGGTAGCGCCAATCGATGCATATATCAAAACTGCGGCCAAATGGGGGCATCCGGCAATTGCCGTTACCGACCATGGCGGGGTACAGTGCTATCCCGAAGCCGGCAAGGCGTCGAAGAAGAACGGCATCAAAATGCTGTACGGCGTAGAAGCGAATGTGGTCAACGATGCGGTAAATGTGGTTGAGAATCCGCAGCCGCTGGAGCTTAAAACCGCCACTTATGTCGTCTTCGATATCGAGACCACCGGCCTGTCCATTACGCGCAACAATATCACCGAGCTTGCCGCCGTCAAAATGCAGGGCGGGCAGGAAATCGACCGCTATACAACCTTTGTCAATCCCCACGAGAAAATCCCTTATCATATCCAGCAGCTCACGAACATCACGGACGATATGGTTAAGGATGCGCCGGATTTGGAACCGGTGCTGCATGATTTCGTTAAGTTTGCCCGGGACAGTGTTCTTGTGGCGCATAACGCCCGGTTCGATATGGGGTTTATCCAGGCATCGCTTGCCAAGTTTGGGCTGCCGCCTCTGCCCAATCCTTCACTCGATACGCTGGAACTGGCGCGACTGCTGCATCCGAATATGAAAAATCACCGGCTCAACACGTTGGCCGACAAATATAAAGTATTGCTGGAAAGCCATCACCGCGCGGTAGACGATACGGTGGCGCTAGGTGGAGTCCTGAACGGACTTTTGGCAGACGCCGAGAAGCTGAAAGGGCTAACGATGCTGGACCGTCTGAACGACGAGGTCGGCAAGGATCTGTCCAACACACGTCCGTTCCACTGCTGCATCTACGCCTTAAATATGACGGGTAAGAAGAACCTGTACAAGCTGGTATCCTTATCTCACACCGATTATTTCAAGCGGGTGCCCTGCATTCCTAAGTCGAAGCTGGAAGAAATGCGGGAAGGCTTATTGGTCATCTCCGGCTGCGAGCGGGGCGAGTTCTTCGAAGCCGTCTTGAACAAAACGGTCGAGGAAGCGATGGAAGTCGCAGGGTTCTATGACATACTGGAAATTCAGCCGCTGACCATGTATATGCATTTGGTGGATAAAGGCTTTGTGGCAAGCCCCGAAGAGCTTCGCGGCGTCGTCCGGCGGATTTGCGAAATTGGGGAAAAAATGAACAAGCCGGTTATTGCCACCGGAAACGTGCATTATTTGGAGCCGCGCGACAAGCTGTTCCGCGACATTACGATTCACGGCATTACCGGATTCAGTCCGTTAAAAGATCAGCGCAAGCCGGACGCGCACTTCCGGACAACAGAAGAAATGCTTCAGGAATTTGATTTTCTGGGCGAGGATAAGGCGCTTGAGGTCGTCGTGACCAACACGGTGGAACTGGCGGAGCGGTTCGAATCAATCGAGCTGTTCCCCGATAAGTTGTTTACTCCAATTATTGATGGTGCGGATGAGGAAATCCGCGAAACCTGCTACCGGACCGCAAGATCCATTTATGGAGAGGAACTGCCTGAGGTGGTCGTCGCCCGCCTGGAAAAAGAGCTGGAGCCGATTATCAAGTACGGCTTCTCTGCCAACTATCTTATTTCTGAGCGGCTGGTTAAAAAATCGAACCAGGACGGGTACCTCGTCGGCTCCCGGGGTTCGGTTGGCTCTTCAGTGGTTGCAACGTTCCTTGGCATCTCAGAGGTTAATCCGCTGCCGGCGCATTACATCTGCCTCAACCCGGAATGCCGCCATAGCGAGTGGTTTCTCGACGGCAGCGTGCCGAGCGGCTTCGACCTTCCGGATAAGGCATGTCCGAACTGCGGTGGGAAGCTGAAAGGCGAAGGGCAGGACATTCCGTTCGAAACATTCCTCGGTTTCAAGGGAGATAAGGTGCCCGATATCGATCTTAACTTTTCCGGTGAGTACCAGCCGCATGCGCATAATTATACGAAGGTGCTGTTCGGCGAGAAAAGCGTCTTCCGGGCGGGAACCATCGGAACCGTGGCGGAGAAGACGGCCTTTGGATTCGCCAAGAAGTACGAAGAGGATCATCATAAGCGCTGGCGCGGCGCCGAGCTCAGCCGTCTGGCGGCGGGCTGTACGGGCGTCAAACGGAATACGGGCCAGCATCCCGGTGGCATTGTCGTCGTGCCGGATTACATCGAGGTTGAAGATATTACTCCGGTTCAATATCCGGCCGACGACGTGAACTCGGAATGGAAGACGACGCATTTCGACTATCACGCCTTTGACGCCAACCTGCTGAAGCTCGATATTCTGGGCCATGACGATCCGACGATGATGCGGATGCTGCAGGATTTGACGGACGTCGATCCGACGACGATTCCGATGAACGACCCGAAGGTCATGAGCATGTTCAACTCGACGGAAGCGCTTGGCGTGACGCCAGAGAAGATCCGAACGCCCGTCGCTACCTACGGAGTGCCGGAGATGGGCACGAAGTTTGTGCGCCAGATGCTCGTTGAATCGAAGCCGTCGAGCTTTGCCGATCTTTTGCAGATTTCAGGTTTGTCTCACGGAACAGGGGTTTGGCTTGGCAACGCGCAGGAGCTCATCAAGAACAACACCTGCAACATCAAGACGGTTATCGGCTGCCGTGACGACATCATGCTTTATCTGATTTACAAAGCGGGCATGGACGCTGGGCTTGCGTTCAAGATCACGGAGAGCGTGCGGAAAGGCAAAGGATTGACGCCCGAATGGATCGAGGAGATGAAGAAGTGCAAGGTGCCGATGTGGTACATCGATTCCTGCCTCAAAATCCAGTATATGTTCCCGAAGGCCCACGCCGCGGCTTATGTTATCTCCGCAGTGCGGACCGCCTTTTTTAAACTGTATTACCCGATACACTATTATGCGACATATTTCTCGGTTCGTGCGGAGGATTTCGACATTGAGCTGTGCTGCCAGGGCTACGACGCCATTCTACGGCAGATTGTCGAGATTGAGGCGAAGGGCTTCCAGGCTCTGCCGAAAGAAAAAGCGATGCTGCCGATCCTCGAAATGGCTCTGGAAATGACGGCTCGCGGCTTTACGTTCAAGAGCATCGATCTGTACCGCTCAGACGCTACCAAGTTCACGGTTGATGGAGAAAGCCTTATCCCTCCATTCTCCGCGCTGGCCGGTATCGGCGATAATGCGGCGAAGAATATTGCAGCGGCTAAAGATGCCGGAGAGTTTCTATCTATTGAGGATTTTCAGCAAAAATCCAAGGCCAGTAAGACGATCATCGAGCTTCTCACCGGTATGGGCTGCTTCCGGGGATTGCCGGAGAGCAATCAGCTATCCTTGTTCTAA
- the rseP gene encoding RIP metalloprotease RseP encodes MEMVQVVFLTVLMFFVLVTVHEWGHYYFAKRAGILVREFAIGFGPKLFSYKRNETQFTLRLLPFGGYARMAGEDPEVIEISPGQTIAVRLGEGNVVKAVYLDQLDTRRNVIRGEAEYADLEKDLSIRLNVDGEVTTYSLHPKAMLVKGNQQIQIAPKDRQFGSKTVGQRALAIAAGPVMNFLLAFILFGVYIQMAGVAVENPTYVLIGDVSEGMPAQQAGLQKGDIVYSINGEAIGPDYKKMISLTSASEGKAMNWTIKRGDQMITVTMTPRHMEGQEGGKVGITPELPTRNATIGETFSGASHAMADTTKAIFLGFKQLINQFNMDDIGGPVRTFELTGQIAQQGIVYLTHWTAILSLYLGIFNLLPIPALDGSRLVFLGVEALRGKPVDPSREGMVHFVGFAMLFLLMIAVTYNDILRLISG; translated from the coding sequence TTGGAAATGGTTCAAGTCGTTTTTTTGACGGTGCTCATGTTCTTCGTCCTGGTGACGGTTCATGAATGGGGACATTATTATTTTGCCAAACGCGCCGGCATTCTAGTGAGAGAGTTCGCTATCGGTTTCGGTCCGAAACTGTTTTCTTATAAACGCAATGAAACTCAGTTCACGCTCCGTCTGCTGCCGTTTGGCGGTTATGCGCGGATGGCGGGTGAAGATCCCGAGGTGATCGAGATCTCACCCGGGCAGACGATAGCGGTGCGGCTTGGCGAGGGCAATGTCGTAAAGGCCGTTTATCTCGATCAACTGGATACGCGCAGAAATGTTATCCGCGGGGAAGCGGAGTATGCCGACTTGGAGAAGGATCTGAGCATCCGGCTGAATGTTGACGGGGAGGTTACGACCTATTCATTGCATCCGAAGGCTATGTTGGTTAAAGGTAACCAGCAAATCCAGATCGCTCCCAAGGATCGGCAATTCGGGAGTAAAACCGTCGGACAGCGGGCGCTTGCCATTGCAGCGGGTCCGGTAATGAATTTTCTGCTCGCTTTTATTCTCTTTGGCGTTTACATTCAAATGGCTGGCGTTGCGGTAGAGAATCCAACCTATGTATTGATCGGCGACGTCTCCGAGGGTATGCCAGCCCAGCAGGCGGGACTTCAAAAGGGCGATATTGTCTATTCGATTAACGGAGAGGCTATTGGGCCGGATTATAAGAAGATGATCAGCCTGACTTCGGCATCCGAAGGAAAAGCAATGAATTGGACGATTAAACGCGGTGATCAAATGATCACGGTAACGATGACGCCCCGCCATATGGAAGGGCAGGAAGGCGGCAAAGTCGGTATAACACCGGAGCTTCCGACCCGGAATGCGACAATTGGCGAAACGTTCAGCGGAGCGAGCCATGCAATGGCCGATACGACCAAAGCGATTTTTCTCGGTTTTAAGCAGTTGATAAATCAGTTTAATATGGATGATATCGGCGGACCAGTGCGTACTTTCGAGCTGACTGGCCAGATCGCCCAGCAGGGGATTGTGTATCTGACCCACTGGACGGCTATCCTCAGTCTGTACCTGGGCATTTTCAATTTGCTGCCGATTCCGGCGCTTGACGGAAGCCGGCTCGTATTCCTCGGTGTGGAGGCGCTGCGCGGCAAACCGGTTGACCCAAGCCGGGAAGGCATGGTCCATTTCGTCGGCTTCGCGATGCTGTTTCTGCTGATGATCGCTGTTACTTATAATGATATTTTACGCCTAATCAGCGGTTAA
- the proS gene encoding proline--tRNA ligase, producing MSKEKQFVTEITPQGEDFSRWYIDVIKKANLMDYSPVRGCIVFKPDGYEIWEHIQEEMNRRFKETGHRNAYFPLFIPESFFQKEKEHVEGFNPELPWVTEAGGEKLEERLAIRPTSETMIGHMYSKWIQSYRDLPVLINQWANVVRWEKRTLPFLRTSEFLWQEGHTAHENEAEARGETMQMLEVYRDFVEGYLAIPVITGQKTPSERFAGAVDTYSIEAMMKDGRAVQAGTSHYLGTKFAVAFDIQYLSRDNNLEYVHTTSWGTSTRMIGSMIMVHGDDRGLALPPKVAPTQVIMIPIGPPKTREAVIARTDELFKELKTAGIRVRVDDRSDVTPGWKFNEYEMRGVPVRLELGPRDMENGVCVLVSRISGEKKIVQQDRLVEEVETMLQQVHNEMFERALKFREDHFYSVETLDEMKAAMEEKRGFALAGWCGDDACEAQVKEETGATSRNIPFEPGETKKTCICCGKPAEHTVVFAKAY from the coding sequence ATGTCAAAAGAAAAACAGTTTGTTACGGAAATAACGCCGCAGGGCGAAGACTTCTCGCGTTGGTATATCGATGTAATCAAAAAAGCTAACCTGATGGATTATTCTCCGGTGCGAGGCTGTATCGTGTTCAAGCCGGACGGCTATGAAATCTGGGAACATATCCAGGAAGAGATGAACCGGCGTTTTAAGGAAACGGGACACCGCAATGCTTATTTTCCGCTGTTTATTCCGGAAAGCTTTTTTCAAAAGGAGAAAGAGCATGTTGAAGGCTTCAATCCGGAGCTGCCATGGGTAACGGAAGCCGGCGGCGAGAAGCTGGAAGAGCGTTTGGCGATCCGGCCGACCTCCGAAACGATGATCGGACATATGTATTCCAAATGGATTCAGTCGTATCGGGACTTGCCGGTGCTGATCAATCAGTGGGCGAACGTCGTCCGCTGGGAGAAGCGGACACTTCCTTTCCTGCGCACAAGCGAGTTTCTGTGGCAGGAAGGCCATACGGCGCATGAAAATGAGGCCGAAGCGCGCGGGGAAACGATGCAGATGCTGGAAGTATACCGCGATTTCGTCGAAGGCTATCTGGCGATTCCGGTCATTACCGGCCAGAAGACGCCTTCCGAGCGTTTTGCCGGAGCGGTGGATACGTACTCGATCGAGGCGATGATGAAGGACGGACGCGCCGTTCAGGCGGGAACTTCTCACTACCTGGGCACCAAGTTCGCGGTTGCGTTCGACATTCAGTACCTCAGCCGCGATAACAATTTGGAATATGTGCATACGACTTCCTGGGGGACAAGCACACGCATGATCGGTTCGATGATTATGGTGCACGGTGACGATCGTGGTCTGGCCCTGCCGCCTAAAGTGGCGCCAACCCAGGTTATCATGATTCCGATCGGCCCACCGAAGACGCGGGAAGCGGTCATTGCCCGGACGGACGAGCTGTTCAAGGAACTGAAAACGGCAGGCATCCGCGTGCGCGTCGACGACCGTTCTGATGTAACGCCCGGCTGGAAATTCAACGAATACGAAATGCGTGGTGTGCCGGTCAGACTTGAGCTTGGGCCCCGGGATATGGAGAACGGCGTCTGCGTGCTGGTCTCGCGGATCAGCGGCGAGAAGAAGATCGTTCAGCAGGATCGTCTTGTGGAAGAAGTGGAGACCATGCTGCAGCAGGTTCATAACGAAATGTTCGAGCGGGCGCTTAAGTTCCGTGAGGACCATTTCTATTCCGTCGAGACGCTGGATGAGATGAAAGCGGCAATGGAAGAGAAACGCGGCTTTGCGCTGGCCGGCTGGTGCGGTGACGATGCCTGCGAAGCACAGGTGAAGGAAGAAACCGGAGCAACGAGCCGCAATATTCCTTTTGAACCGGGCGAAACGAAGAAGACATGCATCTGCTGCGGCAAACCGGCAGAGCATACGGTAGTATTCGCCAAAGCTTACTAA